From a single Apium graveolens cultivar Ventura chromosome 2, ASM990537v1, whole genome shotgun sequence genomic region:
- the LOC141706364 gene encoding 21 kDa protein-like — protein MEASPMKITSAKAFLLLIISFSFCINLGLAINYGAKKESTEFIKTSCSTTTYPSLCFTSLSSHTSAIQTSSRLLAQTALSVALNHIVLTSAALLSLSKAPSMKPKEVGPMKDCLEELTDSIDELKRSMGEMSQINGSPKYGLLMSDIQTWVSAALTDEDTCMDGFAAKPGNTKNVVGGRILNVVHLTSNALSLINNYNSLHK, from the coding sequence ATGGAAGCTTCCCCAATGAAAATCACTTCTGCTAAAGCTTTTCTTcttttaattatttcctttagTTTCTGCATAAATTTAGGCTTGGCTATCAACTATGGAGCCAAAAAGGAAAGCACAGAGTTCATCAAAACCTCTTGCAGTACCACCACTTACCCTAGTTTGTGCTTCACCTCACTCTCAAGTCATACTAGTGCTATCCAAACAAGTTCTAGGCTTCTAGCTCAGACAGCTCTATCAGTTGCTCTCAATCATATAGTTTTGACATCTGCCGCCCTGCTAAGTCTGTCAAAAGCTCCTAGTATGAAGCCTAAAGAAGTTGGGCCAATGAAAGATTGCCTTGAAGAGTTAACTGACTCAATCGACGAGCTTAAAAGATCTATGGGAGAGATGAGTCAGATTAATGGATCCCCAAAATATGGACTCTTAATGAGTGACATACAAACCTGGGTCAGTGCTGCTCTAACAGATGAGGACACTTGCATGGATGGGTTTGCTGCAAAACCCGGGAACACCAAGAACGTTGTTGGGGGAAGAATTCTAAACGTTGTTCATTTGACAAGCAATGCTTTGTCTTTGATCAACAACTACAATTCCCTTCACAAATAG
- the LOC141708673 gene encoding 21 kDa protein-like → MEGSIKNYTLAKTFVLLIILLHFCIYSTFAIKYGAEKASTEFIKTSCSATSFPGLCFTSLSSHTSAIQTSSRLLAQTALSVALNHVVLTSNAMLSLSKAPSMKPKEVGPMKDCLEELTDSIDELKRSMGEMSQINGSPKYGLLMSDIQTWVSAALTDEDTCMDGFAAKAGNTKNVVRGRILNVVHLTSNALSLINSYNSLHG, encoded by the coding sequence ATGGAAGGCTCCATTAAGAATTACACTTTGGCTAAAACTTTTGTTCTTCTAATCATTCTCCTTCATTTCTGCATATATTCAACCTTCGCTATTAAATATGGGGCCGAGAAGGCAAGCACCGAGTTCATCAAAACCTCTTGCAGTGCCACCAGCTTCCCTGGTCTCTGCTTCACCTCACTCTCAAGTCATACAAGTGCTATCCAAACAAGTTCTAGGCTACTAGCTCAGACAGCTCTCTCCGTTGCTCTCAATCATGTGGTTTTGACATCTAATGCGATGCTAAGCTTGTCAAAAGCTCCTAGTATGAAGCCTAAAGAAGTTGGGCCAATGAAAGATTGCCTTGAAGAGTTAACAGACTCAATCGACGAGCTTAAAAGATCTATGGGAGAGATGAGTCAGATTAATGGATCCCCAAAATATGGACTCTTAATGAGTGACATACAAACCTGGGTCAGTGCTGCTCTAACAGACGAGGACACTTGCATGGATGGGTTTGCTGCAAAAGCCGGGAACACCAAGAACGTTGTCAGGGGAAGAATTCTAAACGTTGTTCATTTGACAAGCAACGCTTTGTCTTTGATCAATAGCTACAATTCCCTTCACGGATAG
- the LOC141702824 gene encoding uncharacterized protein LOC141702824, giving the protein MIALVGVRSCWIDLIRTHLETGWLPDDAQEARNLSVRALRYSLIKGLLYKRSFVIPYLKYLRPLEAEEALKEAREGICGQHLGGRALTHMITRLGFYWPIMLADTKTYVKKCDRYQRHAPIVRQPPERLISTPIPFVMRGMDILGPFPVVSGQREFIMENVICQFGIPRILVTDNGRQFDNAEFKEYYNDNIIELHFTSVAHPQANGQAEVSNIIILDGLKKKVERSRNTWELLPIL; this is encoded by the exons ATGATAGCACTGGTTGGTGTGAGAAGCTGTTGGATAGATCTGATCAGGACCCACTTAGAGACTGGGTGGCTCCCCGATGATGCCCAAGAGGCACGCAATCTGTCGGTTAGAGCATTGAGATATTCATTGATTAAAGGCCTTCTCTACAAAAGATCCTTTGTTATCCCGTACCTGAAGTACTTGAGACCTCTTGAAGCAGAGGAGGCGCTTAAAGAAGCCCGTGAAGGgatttgtgggcaacacttggggggcagggccctcACTCACATGATAACTCGATTAGGATTCTACTGGCCAATCATGCTAGCAGATACAAAGACttatgtgaagaaatgtgacaGGTACCAGAGGCACGCCCCGATAGTACGACAGCCCCCTGAGAGGCTTATCAGCACACCCATCCCTTTTGTAATGaggggaatggatatacttggaccaTTTCCTGTAGTATCGGGACAGAGAGAATTCATTATG GAGAATGTGATATGCCAATTTGGGATCCCACGCATCCTTGTCACGGATAATGGGCGACAATTTGATAATGCGGAATTCAAAGAGTACTACAATGATAACATCATAGAGCTTCACTTCACTTCGGTTGCTCACCCACAAGCAAACGGGCAGGCGGAAGTTTCTAACAtaatcatccttgatggacttaagaaaaAGGTTGAACGTTCAAGGAACACTTGGGAGTTGTTGCCTATACTATAG